In Oncorhynchus mykiss isolate Arlee chromosome 32, USDA_OmykA_1.1, whole genome shotgun sequence, the DNA window ACAGTAACATTAAGCACCCAAACTACAATAGGCATCTTGCCCAAACTACAATACTGATTGTACAGCTCTACCCACTAAAACCTCATCATAATCAACATTATAGTTCAATAAGTTCATCCATCATGGCCAGCAGGTCATCCCCCTTGTTGCTTGGTCCCTCTGGCGATTCAGTCTGTTCAGGCTCCCCGGTAAACTCTCCCGCGATCCGAGCCAGTTCTGTGTTGACTTGCACGTCCTGAGAGGGGAAAACCCCCCACTTCATTTGATGCATAATCAGTACAATAATGAACTACAATTGTTGCTTGATACAGATATGCTGTTGAGCTTAAAGGGGTTTTAGTGGAGATTGTAAATGAGAGCTGAGCAGGAATACACACCAATGACATGGTGATCTTTGGTTTGTCAGTCTGATGCTAGGTTGCCTGCcgagagtacttagcacctctgaacagagtgCCAGCCGTAATTTGCAAACCGATCTACATATAGAAACGCTTGAAAATATCAGCAGTCAGACAGTCCCTAAAACACACACTGCGGCGAACAAACGCCAGATGAACGGCAGGTCGCATTCGGTGTGTGTAATTGCTGTGAAATCACTCAATACCATCATACCTGTGTTGCTTGAATATTAATCACTTGGAATGACTGATCCCCATTCGTTCCTGATGCTCCACTGTAGAAGACAAAGATCATTCCTTCACATATACCAATTACTTGCTCTGATCAAACCAAATTATAGATGATCAAGATGCTGCAATATGCATCACAACCACTGTTAAACAAAGAACTAAGGCACTAGTAGTGAAAGAGAACTCACGcctcctcttcttcttggtcTGTGGCAAAGAGGTTGACCCGGAACCCTGTTTCAGTGTTTCGGTTCTGAACCTTCATTCCACCCAGCAGTCGAGCCAGCAGGTTCAGCTCCTCTTTGGCCAGGGGGTTGGGTTCAGAGTTTGCCTGTGGAATAATAAGTATATATAGTgggtatgcatcccaaatggcactatatagggaatagggtgccatttcggttGCAGATTGGGTTACTTGGGTTTACTGCCCCCCATGTGGATcagctggtagagcatggcgcttggcGCTTGCAACGctaaggttgtgggttcaatttctATGTTGGACCATTATGAAAAAGTAGAAAAAATTCAtgcaagttgctctggataacagtgtctgctaaattactaaaattactaaaatgtacagTAAGTGCTGGTGCCTCAAGAGGGCAGTCTTTACTGTGCTTGTAAGCATGCACACCTGGGGTTGTATGGATCAAgtctctcagagtaggagtgctaggATCAGGTCCTACCTGTCCATGTAGTCTTATTCAATgtaatctaaaaggctaaactgatcctaaatcagcacccCTACGTTGAGATGCATgatacatactgcctgatgacaaAAATGAGGGCACTTTAAGTGGAATGAAGTGTGTTCAGAGTTCAACCTTTTGAGAGTAGTTCTTGGATGTGTGAGTTTCTTCTGGTTGAGTCACACTGTACCTGTTAGAATTCAACAGATACATATTGATTTAAAACAAACAGCTAATGTAGAATTCCGACTCTGATGTTTAATGGTCGAGCCTCCATGCCAGGTGCAGTAGGTAGTTGCTTACATATTTGTCCCAATTCGGGTGACTCTATCTCCAAACCGCTCAAAGGAGCCCACTCGGATGGAGCTGGTGTAACTGCCTCCAGTGGGGAACTCCCATCTCTTCCACTCCTTCCCATTGCTACTAAACATCCTGTGATAACAGGAAGTCAGAGATGAAACCCTGAATTCAGATTGGTTACATTGATGTCTTCAGGTTGAAACGCATTTAAAAGGGAACTAGTAAAAAAAGGAACAGACTAGCAAAATACTACCACTAACTGTAGCATGCAATGCATGACCGTCAATACAATTCCTCTTGGCCTTTACAATGAATATCTATATGACCTCTCAGTCACTACTCATGGAGACCAGGTAGTTGATCCGCTAACTAGCGGTTCAAATATGTTTAACACCTCCGTTGCGTTACTGCCAAgttaacctaacgtagcaggtaTAGAAAGATGCCTGAGCGGCGTTCCCACTTCAGttttttcaggggaaatggaaggTAGGTTGAAAATACTATATCCCTGAAAACCAGATCTTAGCGTTTTCTGGAGACTCCACATTGGCTACTGCCAAATAGATTACCTGATTAACCCTGGGACTTCTGTCCCATGGGGCACTGGGCCTGTGGTCGAGAGAGCAAAGCGTCCATTGGGATTCTGCACTTTATCCTTGAGGAAAAGTGATACCTGTCAGAGACAACattcatatttgtttttgtttttgtcaacAGCAGAATCGGTCAAAATTCTATTTTTTTgtatggatttaaaaaaaaaaatgatacagAAACATTTAGAGTTTTCAACAGCCGATAAAGATAAAAAGGGACTTACCCTGACATGCATGTCTTGAAGAAATATGAGAAGCGTTTGTCGGAGGAGTTGAAATTCCCCATCAGACAAGGGTGTGTACACCTTTAACAAACAGGAAGAGTAGAAAAGGGTACATCAGACTTAGCTTGGCATTACAAGCAGGATGTGGGCGAGACAGCAAATGAAGGCCATATTTTTGTAGTTTAGGTAAAGCATGCATGTAATCTGCCACAATGAATCaggttgcgtcccaaatagcacccaattccctacaaaattgcactacctttgaccagaaaTAAGATCACATCTGACTCCAGATGCAGCTCATGTAAATTAGGAAACACCTAATCAGATGGCTATTGTCTACATCATCACAGGTGTCAGAAGATTGATTACCTAGCAAGCTTGAGAGGCAAGGTAGAATATCACAAACAGAGCTAGATAGAATAACCCAGAGGAATAATATACTTGTTGAGTATAGCTATAGCCATCAATCTTGTGTTGTCGTTGTCAACACTTACTCAGTGCTAAGTTTGTCAAGGTCCTGACATCAGTGTATTAGCTCTCTGCTACAGGGCTTTTTGTTGCGAGCATGTACACAGATCACTCGAACATGATACTTTTTTGtataaaagaaaataaaaaatgccATATGGGCCCtcatcaaaagaagtgcactatatagggaatagagtgccagtgACAGGTCCGTACCTCAATGATCTTTCGGTGTGTCTCGTCCACTTGGTTGAGAACACTGGGGGTGTCTCTCACAAACTCCCGGATGGCGTCTATGTGATTGTATGAAATAATCAGCAGGTCTCTGGGACGTGGACACAGCAGGAGTTGGTATTTGAAAGCCATCACCATCAATTCATAAAGCTATACAGAAAACAGTAGACAAAAGAAAACACAAATTACAGTACGTTGAATGCCAAATAAGATGGCATGACCAGTATTTTCTAATCTACTCATATTTGAAAGGGGTCTGTTGACGGGCCTAGTGGTCGAGAGTAAAAGGGATAGGCCGCAGTGTTTCACATttaagctgtgttcgaatactcatactaaccgcacTATTAGTGACGTGAATTAGGTATATAAacccagcaaaaaaataaacatttctttttcaggaccctgtctttcaaagataattagaaAAAATCcaattaacttcacagatcttcattgtaaagggtttaaacactgtttcccatgcttgttcaatgaaccataaacaattaataaacatgcacctgtggaacagtcggtAAGACACTAACAggttacagacggtaggcaattaaggtcacagttctgaaaacttaggacactaaataggcctttctactgactctgaaaaacaccaaaagaaagatgcccagggtccctgctcatctgcgtgaacgtgccttaagcatgcggcaaggaggcatgaggactgcagatgtggccagggcaataaattgcaatgtccgtactgtgagacgacTAAGACAGcgccacagggagacaggacggacagctgatcgtcctcgcagtggcagaccacgtgtaacaacacctgcacaggatcggtacatcccaacatcacacctgtgggacaggtacgggatggcaacaacaactgcctgagttacaccaggaacacacaatccctccatcagtgctcagactgtccgcaataggctgagagaggctggactgagggcttgtaggcctgttgtagtaaggcaggtcctcaccagacatcaccggcaacaacattgcctatgggcacaatccCACCGTCGCTgggccagacaggactggcaaaaagtgcacttcactgacgagtcgcggttttgtctcatcaggggtgatggtcggattcgcgtgtatcgttgaaggaatgaacGTTACGCCGAgccctgtactctggagcgggatcaatttggaggtggagggtccgtcatggtttggggcggtgtgtcacagcatcatcggactgagcttgttgttattgcaggcaatctcaacgctgtgcgttacagggaagacatcctcctccctcatgtggtacccttcctgcaggctcatcctgacatgaccctctagcatgacaatgccaccagccatactgctcgttctgtgcgtgatttcctgcaagacaggaatgtcagtgttctgccatggccagcgaagagcccggatctcaatcccaatgagcacatctgggacctgttggatcagagggtgagagctagggccattccctccagaaatgtcagagaacttgcaggtgccttggtgaaagagtggggtaacatctcacagcaagaactagcaaatctggtgtagtccatgaggaggagatgcactgcagtacttaatgcagctggtggccacaccagacactgactgttacttttgattttaaccACCCCTTCGTccaggaacacagtattccatgtctgtggaacttgttcagtttatgtctcagttgttgaatcttgttatattcatacaaatatttacacgtcaagtttgctgaaaataaacgcagttgacagtgagaggacgtttatttttttgctgagtttagtatgcttggtcatagtatggatatggttagtatgccaaaagttcctggatgtcgtactaaattcgCCAAAATTCAAAGTATACATGCAGTGGACACTATTGCCGTGCTTTTATGGCCCCTAATGCTATTCTTCCAAAAATGGGCATGGCGTCACGTTTTCAGATTTTAAGAAAATAAGTCCTACAAAagcggatacaaattcattgctttaaccaACTATGAAAATGTttaaatgttgagcaatgtaaaaAAAGTAATGACTTTTCTAATAAGTTACATTACACGTtgtgttggctgacaatttgttagctacgctatccttacgaaccgcatagcattacagcagtaggTACCGatatgttagctaacgttagctacctaacgttagttg includes these proteins:
- the oscp1a gene encoding protein OSCP1, whose amino-acid sequence is MSMRTLPLVFINLGGEMLYILDQRLQTQNTADDNTQKVMNDIIATMFSKAFMEELLKPQDLYSNRALRTVLTRLAHASIMRLNPASMDRLYELMVMAFKYQLLLCPRPRDLLIISYNHIDAIREFVRDTPSVLNQVDETHRKIIEVYTPLSDGEFQLLRQTLLIFLQDMHVRVSLFLKDKVQNPNGRFALSTTGPVPHGTEVPGLIRMFSSNGKEWKRWEFPTGGSYTSSIRVGSFERFGDRVTRIGTNMYSVTQPEETHTSKNYSQKANSEPNPLAKEELNLLARLLGGMKVQNRNTETGFRVNLFATDQEEEEAGASGTNGDQSFQVINIQATQDVQVNTELARIAGEFTGEPEQTESPEGPSNKGDDLLAMMDELIEL